A window from Candidatus Krumholzibacteriia bacterium encodes these proteins:
- a CDS encoding tetratricopeptide repeat protein, with product MSRLKNNHAPRSHPRPDTLTVTLNHHQAGRYAEAEAGYQRLIKSQPQNPDAWHLWGVLAAQQQQYENAVERIQRALALKPHEPVFLGNLGNAFLQQGQLGRAIECYVGALHHQPEDVDLRKRLATVCERQLDLGIEHQKSGRLAEAEACYQDVLRGQPERADAWHLLGTIALEGGEFETAEKHIGRAITLAPDIANFHNSLGGVYQKQRRYLEAIACYQHALHVQPDMVNAHSNLGQVYQAGHQWADAEASYRQALELRPDFPDAHYHLGRLLKEIGRTTDAEAAYRTALAFKPGYLDVYFALGELCYGKNRHMEALACFEQVLGLNSDYPFLHGSIAKCRANICEWTDHTRASQQLREGVRQGIGCVTPFVFLNVSDDPLEQRQCAEMRTQEYCSDYTLGSQGPQHSHNTIRLAYVSPDFRQHPIAHLISDLIEHHDRSRFQVFGVSIGPASNDPCRQRLVRGFDQFLDVRTASDEAVARRLRELDIDIAVDLAGYTTFSRPGIFAGRAAPIQVNYLGFPGTMGAEFMDYLLADRFVIPEELGSCYTEQVVYLPDTFQCASRREIAKATPSRQELGLPKAGVVFCCFNNSYKIHPELFDIWMRLLAQVEGSVLWLFKANESAEDNLRREAEAREVSPDRLVFAPRMPLAQHLARYRQADLFLDTLPYNAHTTASDALWAGLPVLTCRGQAFAGRVAGSLLQAIGLPELITTNLADYEALALRLATHPGELVALKQKLAVNRDTHSLFDVDRFRRHIEAAYQAMWERWQRGEPPAAFAVDPIGGRCVGENGCDIKRAMP from the coding sequence ATGAGCCGACTGAAGAACAACCACGCACCCCGCAGCCATCCCAGGCCCGACACACTCACCGTCACGCTCAACCATCATCAAGCCGGGCGATACGCGGAGGCCGAGGCTGGGTATCAGCGCCTGATCAAATCGCAGCCGCAGAATCCCGATGCCTGGCATCTATGGGGGGTCCTCGCTGCGCAGCAGCAACAGTATGAGAACGCGGTGGAACGGATTCAGCGTGCGCTCGCCTTGAAGCCGCACGAGCCGGTCTTTCTGGGGAATCTGGGGAATGCGTTTCTCCAGCAGGGACAACTCGGTCGGGCGATTGAGTGCTATGTGGGCGCCCTCCACCATCAACCGGAAGATGTGGACCTGCGCAAGAGGCTGGCGACCGTCTGTGAACGGCAGCTGGACTTGGGCATCGAGCATCAAAAGTCTGGCCGACTGGCTGAAGCGGAGGCCTGCTACCAGGATGTCTTGCGCGGCCAACCGGAGCGGGCTGATGCCTGGCACCTGCTGGGAACGATTGCGTTGGAGGGAGGCGAATTTGAAACCGCGGAGAAACACATCGGCCGAGCCATCACGTTGGCCCCCGATATCGCCAATTTCCACAACAGCTTGGGCGGTGTGTACCAGAAGCAGCGGCGCTACCTGGAGGCGATTGCCTGTTACCAACACGCGTTGCACGTGCAACCAGACATGGTGAACGCACATTCGAACTTGGGGCAAGTCTATCAGGCGGGACATCAATGGGCCGATGCCGAGGCTTCCTACCGCCAGGCGTTAGAACTGCGGCCGGACTTTCCCGATGCCCATTACCATCTCGGCAGACTGCTGAAAGAGATTGGGCGGACGACGGACGCCGAAGCTGCCTATAGAACAGCCCTGGCGTTCAAGCCAGGCTATCTTGACGTGTATTTTGCCTTGGGCGAGCTCTGTTATGGCAAGAATCGACACATGGAGGCGTTGGCTTGTTTCGAACAGGTCTTGGGTTTGAATAGCGATTATCCGTTTCTCCATGGATCGATTGCGAAGTGCCGAGCGAACATCTGTGAATGGACCGACCATACTCGGGCCTCACAACAGCTGCGTGAGGGGGTTCGGCAAGGCATAGGCTGCGTCACGCCATTTGTGTTTCTGAATGTGTCTGATGATCCTCTCGAACAGCGCCAGTGTGCTGAAATGCGTACCCAAGAGTATTGTTCAGATTACACGCTTGGCTCGCAAGGTCCACAGCATTCTCACAACACCATTCGCCTCGCCTATGTGTCGCCGGATTTTCGCCAGCACCCTATCGCCCACCTCATCTCCGACCTGATCGAACACCATGACCGTTCGCGCTTCCAAGTCTTCGGTGTCTCGATCGGCCCAGCGTCGAATGACCCTTGTCGCCAGCGGCTTGTCAGAGGCTTCGACCAGTTCCTGGACGTGCGTACGGCCTCCGACGAAGCGGTGGCGCGGAGGCTAAGAGAACTGGATATCGATATTGCGGTGGATTTGGCCGGGTACACGACCTTCAGCCGTCCGGGGATTTTTGCAGGTCGCGCGGCGCCGATCCAGGTGAACTACCTCGGCTTTCCCGGGACCATGGGCGCGGAGTTCATGGACTACCTCCTGGCCGACCGGTTTGTGATTCCGGAAGAGTTAGGTTCCTGCTATACGGAGCAGGTTGTCTATCTGCCTGACACCTTTCAGTGCGCCTCGCGGCGGGAGATCGCCAAGGCCACGCCCAGCCGCCAGGAATTGGGCTTGCCGAAGGCGGGCGTCGTCTTCTGCTGCTTCAACAACAGCTACAAGATCCACCCGGAGCTGTTCGATATCTGGATGCGGCTGCTGGCCCAAGTTGAAGGCAGCGTATTGTGGTTATTCAAGGCGAACGAATCTGCCGAAGATAATCTGCGCCGAGAGGCTGAAGCGCGGGAAGTGAGTCCGGACCGGCTGGTATTCGCTCCGCGCATGCCGCTTGCACAGCATCTGGCGCGTTACCGGCAGGCAGACTTGTTCTTGGACACGCTGCCGTATAACGCGCACACGACGGCGAGCGATGCCTTATGGGCCGGCCTGCCGGTCCTGACATGTCGGGGTCAGGCCTTTGCCGGGCGGGTGGCCGGGAGCCTGCTGCAGGCCATCGGCCTTCCGGAACTTATTACCACCAATCTGGCCGACTACGAAGCCCTGGCGCTGCGGCTGGCGACTCATCCAGGCGAGTTAGTTGCGCTGAAGCAGAAATTGGCCGTAAATCGAGATACGCATTCCTTGTTCGATGTCGACCGGTTCCGCCGCCACATCGAAGCGGCCTATCAGGCTATGTGGGAACGCTGGCAGCGAGGTGAGCCCCCGGCCGCATTTGCGGTGGATCCCATCGGGGGGCGATGTGTCGGTGAGAATGGATGTGATATCAAAAGAGCAATGCCATGA